One region of Eupeodes corollae chromosome 1, idEupCoro1.1, whole genome shotgun sequence genomic DNA includes:
- the LOC129954155 gene encoding leucine-rich repeat serine/threonine-protein kinase 1 isoform X2 produces the protein MNDSDEDAREQVRLIKHKELRHAVVSGDERTVRVLLEALGNERQIIVNMAPAGANTLLFLACQSGFENITKRLLEAGSDGRSHTVTKYSPLYASVHHGNYNVAKIVLDTFADLVQQPTMERWLPLHAACINGHIDLVELLINYKYPDYLYSTYRDEEGIWEWRLAFDPNQQDVTGQTSLYIASILGNKSLVNMLLNWKVKCKKTINDSPQSTPITPTRKRISFGIQAIMSKLNISAEGDNLVKEDTECEKCPINLNLLCGATRETALLAAVRGGFLDVVTSLLQHGANPNIVAKPVEDQNDPKCSEEIYGLSNVPIAEACKQGSLPMVELLMNYGARDDLGSALNVAVNSGDEAILNLLLAKRVHPDSDYKINKKGLPTPVEVNVFTPSATNVTYSTMFPNVPTIIDWHNNNNVQLSVIRVSWMVNGVLQLNPKLQGHPKINEVALTSITRIDFSHNNLTSLPPEIFSLVSLKYINVAQNKLTSLPQPTDGQKTYSCPVLEEIFLQDNRLATIPAEIFHLPSLTILDISNNKLQEIPFDMWKAPKLRELNIAFNLLKDLPIPPMQPSASQLSLDKIECEPFSHLESSDTQKNNPRTLTFQQLIHRNVWSGLLEITDNDLKWNESKKEEGVSQLNNLNIANNLFTSIPAALPCLAVNLTRLNMSYNSLRSMGHVTSYPSTLKQLDLSHNEISCWPSLPRITDSDPHLLCYSYMEKVHSETGSFEAEQSPFSKPGASNKPSSFRNAVLKSVCRHRRHLRLESLRTLILADNLLTRIQLSTDDVTTLFNESDDSDWSVVGVTKSKLIFPNLSMLDISNNCLKEIPTSLHELSSLSVLNISGNVDVTDLPPHLGLLSRLWNLNTRGCLLQDPLKSMIESKKYKTMDIIGYLKSIYEDAQPYARMKLMVVGVQGIGKTSLLDILTQGGSQKSRASENHWARRMGHTKNLSKTNRGVNISTVGVDIGTWICEKRKKGLGSRGPVVFRTWDFGGQKEYYATHQYFLSKRSLYLVLWKITDGHKGLAEILQWLGNIQARAPNSPVIIVGTYFDLVGESFSPKKAEELQQIIREKFIAIPDAEKIGLPRVIDSIEISCKTLHNIRLLSNIIYDTAFMLRSPGSKEPLLLQKIPASYIALEDIVNLISCNLKAVGMDPVLDAERYKKIVTEEMRLHNYKSFRDVAELNQATMFLHDNGVVLHYDDATLRDFYFLDPQWLCDMLAHVVTVREINPFARTGVMKLEDLQLLFRNTNTSANNNRSYIVNLLNKFEVALTWDSRTLLIPSLLPLNEDVNPNAGTAVKISQRTRGRNINIGCSVSNDINLNNLFYESFSRDNECGIRRILLMTYFPSGFWSRLLTRLLADEQIMEAIKICYSAVNENSIEFDLKTCLEQETQWNLWQTGVSLYFGNILLMKIWEVPFNHNSILRSTNNRFKLKLDGIWNDVNLSSSSILEIYFPLFSVNISQELDDNAKQMVASVEPNLQVISKLLALSVDHIDLLLEDWYPSLGTRFVHTSEGRFLITRLVLCPKCLRKISDNCILLDVHQENLVRSRNGGGMRRKSPGGVLDPDYFSSRRERRSEDSLCLSDADSGVGPDSAGSSRNTSVDGHPLYNIPDISNVCYTWMIEECILSVYNQTKISCPVHLEINMIKIAPDVVFADIPEKYTINPESIVKGSLLGRGAFGFVFKATCKVKGSRSFKSVAMKMLQPVPPGPRAKDSALMAYKVTLGKWDRDPLQHSCKAYCTARQELAVLLTLKHPNIVPLVGICIKPLALVLDLAPMGGLDSILRQYRRSGAHIGPHTFQILVLQAARAIEYLHRRRIIYRDLKSENVLVWDFPLPHSEDSPKNCIHIKIADYGISRMTAPSGSKGFGGTEGFMAPEIIRYNGEEEYTEKVDCFSFGMFIYENISLRQPFEGQESIKECILEGSRPQLTQRETQFPTYCLDLMVLCWDELPKKRPSGSQIVSILTAPECIHLLDVTALSHSEKVVCGAFKTLLSSEDDTNGFELWLPTNNSRIDILDTSSYGNFFQYSSILCESKIQMDSPQLQVKRKGHKLNMLCCCIIEDNFWTGDSAGNLHVYSTTNYTHVFSYMFDPSIKSPIISLVYLKNIERVAVGLHNGRVFLVDSTKVPTNCAFAEGSFVLTEICSGQILHSAVAVLLEDTYELWCGETGGKINIFPLSKSGVSGHQAVCHSDEPNIIEDLKVARLCSNDQYVYSCLYPGFMVYQWNIRTKAIENKLDCSKLLPCSESLKSISIDEHLSLIKCQISALATHGNELYVGTTWGCLIIAEVNSLRPITVFRPYENEIKAIVPVPSKTTPLIATIGRRYRSLISRYMDDVDSSRQPSTSHFEHHKSPKILPPDVEHNIHCLLWRAKNWT, from the exons ATGAACGATTCCGATGAag ATGCTCGAGAACAAGTACGGTTGATTAAGCATAAAGAACTCCGACATGCAGTTGTTTCTGGAGATGAAAGGACAGTGCGTGTATTGCTGGAAGCGTTAGGAAATGAACGTCAAATTATCGTAAACATGGCCCCGGCTGGAGCAAATACATTGCTTTTTCT AGCATGTCAGTCGGGGTTcgaaaacataacaaaaagaTTATTAGAAGCGGGATCTGACGGGCGATCGCATACAGTTACAAAATATTCTCCACTTTATGCTTCTGTTCATCATGGTAATTATAATGTAGCTAAGATTGTGTTGGACACATTTGCCGATTTAGTTCag CAACCAACAATGGAGCGGTGGTTACCACTTCATGCAGCCTGCATAAATGGCCACATAGATTTGGTTGAACTTCTTATTAACTACAAATATCCTGACTATTTGTATAGTACTTACAGAGATGAAGAAGGCATTTGGGAATGGCGACTAGCATTCGATCCGAATCAACAAGATGTAACCGGGCAAACAAGCTTATATATTGCCAGTATCTTGGGAAATAAATCTCTTGTTAATATGCTGCTAAATTGGAAAGTTAAATGTAAAAAGACAATTAACGATAGTCCACAGAGCACACCTATAACACCAACTCGAAAAAGGATCTCTTTTGGCATTCAAGCTATTATGTCAAAACTTAATATTTCCGCAGAAGGAGATAATCTTGTCAAG GAGGATACTGAATGTGAAAAATGTCCGATAAATTTAAACCTTCTTTGTGGTGCTACTCGAGAAACGGCCCTTTTAGCAGCAGTGCGTGGAGGATTCCTAGATGTGGTAACTTCTCTTTTACAGCATGGTGCTAATCCAAATATAGTTGCAAAGCCGGTTGAAGATCAAAATGAtccaaa ATGCAGCGAGGAAATCTATGGACTTAGCAATGTTCCGATTGCAGAAGCATGCAAACAAGGATCACTTCCTATGGTTGAACTCCTTATGAA CTATGGTGCCCGTGATGATCTTGGTTCAGCTCTTAATGTTGCAGTAAACAGTGGTGATGAAGCAATTTTGAATCTTCTGTTAGCTAAGCGGGTTCACCCTGATTCAGATTATAAGATCAATAAAAAGGGTTTACCAACACCGGTTGAAGTAAATGTATTCACACCATCAGCAACAAATGTGACTTATAGTACAATGTTTCCAAATGTTCCAACGATCATTGATTGGCATAATAACAACAATGTCCAATTGTCCGTAATAAG AGTTAGTTGgatggtaaatggagtattgcAACTCAATCCTAAGCTTCAAGGACATCCTAAAATCAATGAAGTAGCTTTGACTTCAATCACTAGAATTGATTTTTCGCACAATAATTTAACAAGCTTGCCACCAGAAATATTCTCGCTGGTCAGTTTGAA GTACATTAATGTAGctcaaaataaacttacatCACTACCTCAGCCGACTGATGGACAGAAAACTTATTCGTGTCCAGTTCTCGAGGAAATATTTCTGCAAGATAACCGACTCGCAACCATTCCAGCCGAAATTTTTCATCTTCCTTCACTGACCATTTTGGATATTTCCAATAACAAACTACAAGAAATACCTTTTGACATGTGGAAGGCACCCAAGCTTCGTGAACTAAATATTGCATTCAATCTACTTAAAGACCTACCCATACCTCCTATGCag ccATCGGCATCGCAGCTCAGTCTGGATAAAATTGAATGTGAACCATTTTCTCACCTAGAATCATCAGATACTCAAAAAAATAATCCTCGTACTTTGACTTTTCAACAACTTATTCATAGAAACGTATGGTCAGGTTTATTGGAAATAACTGACAATGATCTCAAATGGAACGAAtctaaaaaagaagaaggagTTTCCCAATTAAATAACCTGAACATTGCTAATAACTTATTTACAAGTATTCCAGCAGCCTTACCATGCTTAGCAGTGAATCTCACTCGATTGAATATGTCATATAATAGTTTAAG aTCGATGGGGCATGTCACCAGCTATCCATCGACATTAAAACAATTAGATCTAAGTCATAATGAAATATCTTGTTGGCCAAGTCTTCCAAGGATAACAGATAGTGATCCACATTTACTATGCTATAGCTATATGGAAAAAGTACACAGTGAAACAGGTTCTTTTGAAGCAGAACAAAGTCCATTTTCAAAACCAGGTGCTAGCAATAAGCCTTCTTCATTTCGAAATGCTGTTCTTAAGAGTGTTTGTCGTCATCGCAGACATCTTAG attggAATCGCTTCGCACATTGATATTGGCTGACAATCTTTTAACTCGTATTCAATTGTCAACTGATGATgtaacaactttatttaatgaatCTGATGACTCTGATTGGAGTGTAGTAGGAGTCACAAAATCGAAACTTATATTTCCTAACTTATCTATGTTAGATATAAGCAATAACTGTCTTAAG gaaATCCCAACATCACTACACGAATTAAGTAGCCTAAGTGTGCTTAATATTAGTGGTAATGTCGATGTTACTGATCTACCACCTCACCTTGGGCTTTTATCGAGACTGTGGAACTTAAATACAAGAGGTTGCCTTCTGCAAGATCCTCTCAAGTCTATGATCGAGagtaagaaatacaaaacaatgGACATAATTGGGTACTTAAAATCGATATACGAGGATGCACAACCATACGCTCGCATGAAACTTATGGTTGTTGGAGTACAGGGTATTGGAAAAACAAGTTTACTAGATATCTTAACACAAGGAGGTTCCCAAAAAAGTAGAGCTTCAGAAAATCACTGGGCCAGGCGTATGGGTCACACCAAAAATCTCTCGAAGACTAACCGTGGAGTAAACATATCAACTGTAGGTGTTGATATTGGTACATGGATTTGTGAGAAACGTAAAAAAGGGCTGGGTTCACGTGGACCAGTTGTTTTTCGAACTTGGGATTTTGGTGGTCAAAAAGA ATACTATGCAACCCATCAGTATTTCTTATCAAAACGAAGTTTGTATTTGGTTCTGTGGAAAATAACTGACGGCCATAAAGGCTTAGCAGAAATTCTGCAATGGTTAGGAAATATTCAG gctAGAGCACCAAACTCTCCAGTGATTATAGTTGGAACATATTTTGATCTAGTAGGCGAGAgtttttcaccaaaaaaagCAGAGGAACTTCAACAGATTATTCGAGAGAAGTTCATCGCAATACCAGATGCTGAGAAAATCGGGCTCCCTCGTGTAATTGATTCTATTGAAATCAGTTGTAAGACGCTTCATAACATTCGACTGCTCTCAAACATCATTTACGATACAGCATTTATGTTGCGCTCTCCTGGCTCCAAAGAACCTCTGCTCTTACAAAAAATTCCCGCTAGCTATATTGCTTTAGAGGACATTGTAAATTTGATATCTTGTAACCTAAAAGCTGTAGGAATGGATCCAGTGTTGGATGCAGAGCGTTATAAAAAGATTGTAACCGAAGAGATGAGATTGCATAACTATAAAAGTTTTAG aGATGTCGCGGAATTAAATCAAGCAACTATGTTTCTTCACGACAATGGTGTTGTTTTACATTATGACGATGCGACTCTtcgtgatttttattttcttgatccTCAATGGTTATGCGATATGTTGGCACATGTAGTAACGGTACGCGAGATAAACCCATTTGCAAGAACTGGAGTAATGAAATTAGAGGATTTGCAGTTATTGTTTCGAAACACAAATACATCAGCTAATAATAACAGAAG TTACATTGTAAATTTgctaaataaatttgaagttgcTCTTACCTGGGATTCAAGAACACTATTAATACCGTCTCTCTTACCACTTAACGAAGATGTAAATCCGAATGCTGGAACTGCTGTTAAG ATCTCACAACGAACTCGCGGGCGTAACATCAATATTGGTTGCTCGGTGTCTAATGACATAAAcctaaacaatttattttatgaatcgTTTTCCAGAGATAATGAATGTGGTATTCGTAGGATTCTTCTCATGACTTATTTTCCATCCGGATTTTGGTCAAGGCTATTAACAAGACTCCTTGCTGATGAACAGATCATGGAAGCAATCAAAATTTGTTACAGTGCTGTAAACGAG aattctattgaatttgatttaaaaacctGTTTAGAACAGGAAACTCAATGGAACCTATGGCAAACGGGTGTGTCACTTTACTTTGGAAATATTTTGCTTATGAAAATCTGGGAAGTTCCTTTTAACCACAATTCAATTCTTCGGAGCACTAACAaccgttttaaattaaaactggaTGGAATATGGAATGATGTTAATTTGTCTTCTTCGAGTATATTGGAAATATATTTTCCATTGTTTAGTGTTAATATTAGTCAAGAACTCGATGATAATGCTAAGCAAATGGTCGCGTCTGTGGAACCTAATTTGCAAGTAATTTCCAAGTTACTGGCGCTTTCTGTAGATCACATTGATTTGCTACTCGAAGACTGGTATCCATCGCTTGGTACACGTTTTGTTCACACTTCCGAGGGAAGATTCTTAATAACTCGTTTGGTTCTTTGTCCAAAATGTCTGCGAAAAATTAGTGATAATTGCATTTTATTGGATGTTCATCAAGAAAATCTAGTTCGATCACGAAACGGAGGAGGAATGCGAAGGAAAAGTCCCGGTGGTGTTCTTGATCCAGATTACTTTAGTTCACGAAGGGAGAGGAGATCTGAA gaCTCACTGTGTTTATCTGATGCAGATTCTGGTGTTGGACCGGATTCAGCTGGATCTTCAAGGAACACATCTGTTGATGGGCATCCTCTTTATAACATTCCAGATATTTCAAATGTTTGCTACACCTGGATGATTGAAGAGTGCATATTGTCTGTGTATAATCAAACAAAGATATCATGTCCAGTGCATTTGGAGATAAATATGATCAAGATAGCTCCAGATGTTGTATTTGCCGATATACCTGAAAAGTATACAATCAATCCTGAAAGTATAGTAAAAGGATCACTGCTAGGACGTGGAGCTTTTGggtttgtttttaaagcaaCATGCAAAGTAAAAGGTTCCCGATCGTTTAAGTCTGTTGCAATGAAAATGTTGCAACCAGTTCCGCCTGGACCTAGAGCCAAAGAC agtgCCCTCATGGCGTACAAAGTAACACTCGGAAAATGGGATCGTGATCCTTTGCAACACTCTTGCAAGGCCTACTGCACAGCAAGGCAGGAGTTAGCAGTTCTTCTTACTCTTAAGCATCCGAATATAGTTCCTCTGGTAGGAATTTGCATTAAACCCTTAGCCCTAGTTCTTGATCTCGCTCCAAtg GGAGGATTAGATTCAATTCTGCGACAATATCGTCGAAGTGGAGCACACATTGGGCCACATACATTCCAAATTCTAGTCTTACAGGCTGCACGAGCAATTGAGTATCTTCATCGCAGAAGGATTATATATCGTGATTTAAAATCGGAAAATGTTCTAGTCTGGGATTTCCCCCTTCCTCACAG tGAGGATagtccaaaaaattgtattcatataaaaattgcCGACTATGGCATTAGCAGAATGACAGCACCAAGTGGTTCGAAAGGTTTTGGAGGCACCGAAGGATTCATGGCCCCAGAAATAATTCGTTATAACGGGGAAGAAGAATATACCGAAAAG GTTGACTGCTTTTCGTTCGGAAtgtttatatatgaaaatataagcTTACGCCAGCCATTTGAGGGCCAAGAATCGATAAAGGAATGTATATTAGAAGGCAGCCGTCCACAATTGACGCAAAGAGAAACACAATTTCCCACATATTGTCTGGATTTGATGGTCCTATGTTGGGATGAGCTTccaaaa AAAAGACCATCTGGCAGCCAAATTGTTTCTATTCTTACTGCTCCAGAATGCATTCACTTATTAGATGTTACTGCACTATCTCACAGTGAGAAGGTTGTCTGTGGAGCTTTCAAGACATTGCTCTCAAGTGAAG ACGATACTAATGGATTTGAGCTTTGGCTACCGACCAACAATTCACGAATCGACATTCTTGACACATCCTCCTATGGCAACTTCTTTCAATACAGTAGTATTCTATGTGAAAGCAAAATTCAAATGGATTCGCCACAACTACAAGTAAAACGAAAAGGACACAAACTAAATATGCTTTGTTGTTGTATTATTGAAGATAATTTCTGGACAGGAGACTCAGCTGGAAATTTGCACGTTTATAG CACAACGAATTACACACATGTGTTTTCCTACATGTTCGATCCTTCTATAAAAAGTCCAATTATAAGTCTTGTGTACTTGAAGAATATAGAACGTGTGGCTGTTGGTTTACACAACGGTAGAgtttttcttgttgattctaCAAAAGTGCCAACAAATTGTGCATTTGCGGAAGGATCCTTTGTTCTAACCGAAATCTGTTCAGGTCAAATTCTTCATAGTGCTGTTGCTGTTTTATTAGAAGA TACTTATGAATTATGGTGCGGTGAAACTGggggaaaaataaatatttttccactGAGCAAGTCAGGAGTATCTGGTCATCAGGCAGTGTGTCACAGTGATGAACCTAATATCATAGAAGATTTAAAAGTGGCTCGGTTATGTTCCAACGATCAATATGTTTATTCTTGTCTATACCCTGGATTTATGGTCTACCAGTGGAATATAAGGACAAAAGCAATTGAAAACAAGCTAGATTGTTCCAAGTTGCTCCCATGTTCTGAAAGTCTTAAAAGTATATCAATTGATGAGCATCTGAGTCTGATCAAGTGTCag atttcagCTTTAGCGACTCATGGAAATGAACTTTACGTTGGTACAACTTGGGGTTGTTTAATAATAGCTGAGGTGAATAGTTTACGTCCGATTACTGTTTTTCGCCCATATGAAAACGAG attaaagCTATTGTCCCTGTGCCAAGTAAGACAACACCCCTGATTGCTACAATAGGGCGTCGCTATAGATCACTAATATCCCGTTATATGGATGATGTAGATAGCAGCCGGCAACCGAGTACATCACATTTTGAACATCACAAAAGTCCAAAAATTTTGCCGCCGGATGTAGAACACAATATTCACTGTTTGTTGTGGCGCGCAAAAAATTGGACATAA